Within Sorangiineae bacterium MSr11367, the genomic segment ATCCTTCGATTCTCCCAAAGCGCGTTTGACGGCATGAACGACGCGCGCCACGTTCGGCCGGTGATGATCTTCGAGTTCCGGAAAGGGGTATGGGACATCGAAGCCGCAGACCCGTTGAATGGAAGCACGCAGCCGGACGTCCCTGCTCTCGGCGATGCGCGCCACCACTTCGCTGGCCACGCTGCACGACCGCGCGGCTTCCTGAATGACGATGATCCTCCCCGATGCACAGGCCCGCAACATCCCGATTTCGTCGAGGGGCGAAAGCGTCCGCAAATCGCATACGTGGCACTCGATGCCGCGTTGGGCAACGAGATCGGCCGTCGTGACGGCCACGTCGACCATGCTGCCCCATGCAATCAAGGTAACGTCCGTGCCGTGCCGTACGGTGCGCACCCTGCCCAGCGGCGTCGTATGTTCGCCATCGGGCACCTCGCCCTCGAGCGAGCGATAGAGCTTCTTGGGCTCCAAGAAGATGACGGGATCCGGATCGCGAATGGCGGATGCCAAGAGGCCTTTGGCGTCGGCCGGGCTGGAAGGTACGACGACCTTGAGGCCCGGGGTGTGGCAAAAATAGGCCTCGGGCGACTCCGAGTGGAGCTCCGGCGCGCGAACGCCGCCGCCGCTGGGCATGCGCACCACCATGGGCATGGTGACCGAGCCGCGCGTTCGCCAACGATAGCGACTCACATGCGCGAAGAGCTGATTCATCGCCGGGTACGAGAAAGAGTCGAATTGTATCTCGCAGAC encodes:
- a CDS encoding alpha-ketoacid dehydrogenase subunit beta, giving the protein MSVLTFVRAINAALREEMLRDPSIVLLGQDIGRSGGVFRATAGLQREFGAQRVFDTPVSEAGMVGAAVGLCMAGLRPVCEIQFDSFSYPAMNQLFAHVSRYRWRTRGSVTMPMVVRMPSGGGVRAPELHSESPEAYFCHTPGLKVVVPSSPADAKGLLASAIRDPDPVIFLEPKKLYRSLEGEVPDGEHTTPLGRVRTVRHGTDVTLIAWGSMVDVAVTTADLVAQRGIECHVCDLRTLSPLDEIGMLRACASGRIIVIQEAARSCSVASEVVARIAESRDVRLRASIQRVCGFDVPYPFPELEDHHRPNVARVVHAVKRALGESKDGNVVSSARSR